The Balearica regulorum gibbericeps isolate bBalReg1 chromosome 12, bBalReg1.pri, whole genome shotgun sequence genome includes a region encoding these proteins:
- the STARD5 gene encoding stAR-related lipid transfer protein 5 produces MDYAGLAEAAAEKMGLYRRDPGGWRGCRRTSEVSVSWRPSAEFAGNVYRGEGILPANPQDVWECIKPVAGGSRTKWDQNVKDFEVVEVVSDTVSVCRTTTPSAFMRIISPREFVDVVLMKQYEDGTMLSAATNVEHPLCPPQPNFVRGFNYPCGCFCIPLPGEPDRTQLLSFFQTDLGGYLPQTVVDSFFPASIAGFYSNLTKAVKALKA; encoded by the exons ATGGACTACGCGGGGCTCGCCGAGGCTGCGGCCGAGAAGATGGGGCTCTACCGGCGGGACCCCGGCGGCTGGCGGGGCTGCCGGCGCACG AGCGAGGTTTCGGTGTCTTGGAGACCTTCCGCGGAGTTCGCCGGCAACGT GTACAGGGGAGAGGGGATCCTGCCTGCCAACCCCCAGGACGTCTGGGAATGTATAAAGCCGGTGGCCGGCGGGTCCAGGACCAAGTGGGACCAAAACGTGAAGGACTTTGAGGTCGTCGAAGTCGTCAGTGAT ACTGTTTCTGTATGCAGAACCACAACTCCTTCAGCTTTCATGAGGATTATTTCACCAAGAGAATTTGTGGATGTGGTACTAATGAAGCAATATGAAGATGGTACGATGCTATCTGCTG CCACCAACGTGGAACACCCACTGTGTCCTCCTCAACCAAATTTCGTGAGAGGTTTTAATTATCCCTGTGGCTGTTTCTGTATACCTCTTCCAGG GGAGCCAGACAGAACTCAACTCCTCAGTTTCTTTCAGACTGATCTTGGTGGGTATCTTCCCCAGACGGTGGTGGATTCCTTCTTTCCAGCCAGCATAGCTGGGTTTTACAGCAACCTGACCAAAGCTGTTAAGGCATTAAAAGCCTGA